In Nitrospiraceae bacterium, the following are encoded in one genomic region:
- a CDS encoding CDP-alcohol phosphatidyltransferase family protein → MSESTVQHGAELQGLSTAILLPGTGLFGDRVGRGLSEVGPLTKVGGLSLFQRAVLTLQRSGIRQLIVLVGSEEEMLKQTLSRGARVTIPVRWMPVREFPLDDPRTWESLATEVRGFCLIASVQSVFSKGLIEHLRQNVRDGEAMVVTRQSGQGEPPIGRRNPAVALQEGRLVSFHNQTGFEGHQVAADMVVLPANILIPSGGSSTLGAATPAEGSGAIPVRRWLERAAADGRVRVVAAASNAGLWYRDVWDHASAGVAERTLFRSLKGEAEGFVDRYFNRTFSRPLTKGFLRLKCSPNTITMVATVIGLLSAVGFGWGTYEAGIFAALLFQLAAVIDCCDGEVARLTFTESPFGAWLDIAMDNVVHIAIFAGIACGSYLRQFGSEGAWVPLALGGAAVFGNAMSFWLVTKAQKIGAAKGWSSPKQAAWSDFILKNVASRDFSVIVFLFAVLDKLDWFLWMAALGSTFFWFFMLWVLRPTARARA, encoded by the coding sequence ATGAGCGAAAGCACAGTACAGCATGGCGCGGAGTTGCAGGGTTTGTCGACGGCGATCCTGCTTCCGGGCACGGGCCTGTTCGGTGATCGAGTCGGGCGCGGGCTGAGTGAGGTGGGTCCGCTGACGAAGGTCGGCGGCCTGAGCCTGTTCCAGCGGGCCGTGCTCACACTCCAGCGCTCCGGGATCAGGCAACTGATCGTGCTGGTCGGGTCGGAAGAAGAAATGCTCAAACAGACGCTCTCGCGCGGCGCCCGCGTGACGATTCCGGTACGGTGGATGCCCGTGCGGGAGTTTCCCCTGGACGACCCCCGGACCTGGGAATCGCTGGCGACCGAAGTGCGGGGGTTCTGTCTGATCGCGAGCGTCCAATCCGTCTTCTCAAAGGGATTGATCGAACATCTTCGTCAAAATGTGCGGGACGGAGAGGCGATGGTGGTGACGAGGCAATCCGGACAAGGGGAGCCGCCCATTGGTCGCCGTAACCCGGCCGTCGCGCTGCAAGAAGGCCGACTCGTATCCTTTCACAACCAAACCGGTTTCGAGGGGCATCAGGTTGCGGCCGATATGGTCGTGCTGCCGGCCAACATTTTAATTCCGTCCGGCGGATCTTCGACATTGGGCGCGGCCACTCCGGCGGAGGGTTCCGGGGCCATTCCTGTCCGCCGTTGGCTGGAACGGGCTGCCGCCGATGGGCGGGTGCGAGTGGTGGCCGCGGCATCCAATGCAGGGCTGTGGTATCGAGACGTGTGGGATCACGCCAGCGCCGGCGTCGCCGAACGCACCCTGTTCCGCTCGCTCAAAGGGGAGGCGGAAGGATTTGTCGATCGGTATTTCAATCGAACGTTCTCTCGGCCTCTGACCAAAGGGTTTCTGCGGCTGAAGTGTTCCCCGAATACCATCACGATGGTGGCGACAGTGATTGGGTTGTTGTCCGCTGTCGGATTCGGCTGGGGAACTTACGAGGCGGGCATTTTCGCTGCGCTGCTGTTCCAACTCGCGGCGGTCATCGATTGCTGCGATGGAGAGGTGGCCCGGTTGACCTTCACCGAATCGCCGTTCGGGGCCTGGCTGGATATTGCGATGGACAATGTCGTGCACATTGCCATTTTTGCCGGCATCGCCTGCGGGTCGTATCTGCGACAGTTCGGAAGCGAGGGGGCGTGGGTACCGTTGGCTCTCGGCGGGGCTGCGGTGTTCGGTAACGCCATGTCGTTCTGGCTGGTTACCAAAGCACAGAAAATCGGCGCGGCGAAGGGTTGGAGTTCACCCAAGCAAGCGGCCTGGTCTGATTTCATTCTGAAAAATGTCGCGAGCCGCGACTTCTCCGTGATCGTATTTCTGTTCGCCGTGCTCGACAAGCTTGATTGGTTCCTCTGGATGGCCGCCCTCGGGTCGACGTTCTTTTGGTTCTTCATGCTGTGGGTGCTTCGCCCGACGGCGCGTGCCCGTGCTTAA
- a CDS encoding flippase-like domain-containing protein, with protein sequence MPVLKLTLLVLGALTFSALIWNIGIARIYEAVTQLGPVALFIVLLPSLLMYLLEAYGWRVTLGDWADRLPFWRLWAIRTAGEVVNMTTPTAYVGGEPLKALLLKRHGVPMVEGMASVVTAKTTMTIAQILFILAGMALGFWLLGGKGSAGQMIMAGLASVGLLVFGVGAFMLVQRHGMFTGILGLLRKVGLRMAYLEAREEKLRELDRTIAGFYTHDRSGFLLSTMMFLLGWLAEALEVYVMIACLGQPATVLSALAIGALSVFIKGGTFFIPGSLGAQDAGNLLLVTAFGYSEVTGITFALLRRFRELVWIGLGLLCFALVARHVDTSPESPAGPVAL encoded by the coding sequence GTGCCCGTGCTTAAGCTCACCCTTCTTGTCCTCGGGGCGCTGACCTTCTCCGCCCTCATCTGGAATATCGGCATCGCGCGCATCTATGAGGCCGTGACCCAATTGGGCCCGGTGGCGCTGTTCATCGTGTTGCTCCCGTCGCTGCTGATGTATCTGCTCGAGGCCTACGGCTGGCGGGTGACGCTCGGCGATTGGGCCGACAGACTTCCATTCTGGCGGCTCTGGGCCATTCGCACGGCGGGTGAAGTCGTGAATATGACCACTCCCACGGCCTATGTGGGCGGCGAACCGCTCAAGGCGTTGCTCCTCAAACGGCATGGTGTGCCGATGGTCGAGGGTATGGCTTCGGTCGTGACGGCAAAAACTACCATGACCATTGCCCAAATTCTGTTCATCTTGGCAGGGATGGCGTTGGGATTTTGGCTGCTCGGGGGGAAAGGCTCCGCGGGACAAATGATCATGGCTGGTCTGGCCAGCGTGGGATTGTTGGTGTTCGGAGTCGGGGCCTTCATGCTCGTTCAGCGCCATGGGATGTTCACCGGGATTCTCGGCCTCCTGCGCAAGGTAGGCTTGCGCATGGCGTATCTTGAAGCGCGGGAGGAGAAGCTGCGGGAACTCGATCGCACGATTGCAGGTTTCTATACGCACGACCGCTCGGGATTCCTGCTGTCGACCATGATGTTTCTGCTCGGATGGTTGGCGGAAGCGTTGGAAGTCTATGTGATGATCGCCTGCCTCGGCCAGCCGGCGACGGTGCTGTCGGCGCTTGCCATCGGGGCGTTGTCTGTCTTCATCAAGGGCGGAACTTTCTTCATCCCGGGCAGTCTGGGAGCCCAGGATGCAGGCAACCTCCTCTTGGTGACAGCCTTCGGGTATAGCGAAGTAACCGGAATTACCTTTGCCTTGCTGCGGCGATTTCGTGAGTTGGTGTGGATTGGGCTCGGACTCCTCTGTTTCGCCTTGGTGGCACGTCATGTCGACACGAGTCCGGAGTCGCCCGCAGGTCCGGTCGCCCTGTGA
- a CDS encoding glycosyltransferase family 2 protein: protein MAYRPELSAAAKQRPREGGGGGTPQLTGAFAVPPVDDPAEALRFCRALAAALQPSATLDELASTGPRLGFVSAVPAAAPVPMLSIVIPVLNEEENLPALYGRLTSVLNGFGFDYEIVFVDDGSQDQSPAILRRLEEQDTRVTVVEFARNFGHQVAISAGLEHSRGRAVCIMDADLQDPPEVLPRYLEKWREGWEVVYAVRTERKEWWGKRLAYAGFYRLLQSVANIQIPLDAGDFCIMDRRVVDLLVRMPERNRFVRGIRSWVGFKQIGVPYERHARHAGVPKYTFRRLLYLALDGLVSFSHMPLRVITLLGLAVSLLSFLVALTYFVKKITYGVGVPGFTTLVVSIFFLAGIQLMTIGVIGEYIGRISDEVKRRPLYVARRVTRR, encoded by the coding sequence ATGGCATACCGGCCCGAGCTATCGGCTGCGGCGAAACAGCGTCCTCGTGAAGGCGGGGGAGGCGGGACTCCTCAGCTGACAGGGGCGTTTGCCGTTCCTCCAGTGGATGACCCGGCGGAGGCGCTTCGTTTTTGTCGGGCCCTGGCCGCCGCATTGCAACCGTCCGCCACATTGGATGAATTGGCATCCACCGGCCCTCGGTTGGGGTTCGTCAGTGCCGTGCCGGCTGCCGCTCCGGTGCCGATGCTCTCGATCGTCATTCCGGTCTTGAATGAGGAAGAGAACCTGCCGGCCCTGTATGGCCGGCTTACGAGCGTCTTGAACGGGTTCGGTTTCGATTATGAAATTGTCTTTGTCGACGACGGAAGCCAGGATCAAAGCCCGGCGATCCTTCGGCGGTTGGAGGAACAGGATACACGCGTGACGGTCGTGGAGTTCGCCAGGAATTTCGGCCATCAGGTCGCGATCAGTGCGGGCTTGGAACATAGTCGTGGCCGTGCCGTCTGCATCATGGACGCCGATCTTCAAGATCCGCCCGAGGTGCTGCCGCGCTACCTCGAGAAGTGGCGAGAGGGTTGGGAAGTCGTCTATGCCGTCCGGACCGAGCGGAAGGAATGGTGGGGGAAGCGTCTGGCCTATGCCGGCTTTTATCGTCTGCTGCAGAGCGTCGCGAATATTCAGATCCCGTTGGATGCAGGGGATTTTTGCATTATGGATCGGCGCGTGGTGGATCTCCTGGTACGCATGCCGGAACGGAATCGGTTTGTACGAGGGATTCGGAGTTGGGTCGGCTTCAAGCAGATCGGGGTCCCCTACGAGCGCCATGCGCGCCATGCTGGGGTTCCCAAGTATACGTTCCGTAGGCTGCTGTACTTGGCCCTCGATGGATTGGTTTCGTTCAGCCATATGCCGTTGCGGGTGATTACGCTGCTCGGCCTCGCCGTGTCCCTGTTATCCTTCCTCGTCGCGCTGACCTATTTCGTGAAGAAGATCACCTATGGGGTCGGTGTCCCCGGTTTCACGACACTGGTCGTATCCATCTTTTTTCTTGCAGGAATCCAACTCATGACGATTGGAGTGATCGGCGAATACATCGGCCGCATCTCGGATGAGGTCAAACGCCGACCGCTTTATGTCGCTCGTCGGGTCACTAGGAGATAA
- a CDS encoding glycosyltransferase, translating to MFDNEFPPLGGGTGVVNEHLLREMAKRQDLTVDLVTSSRSPRTYELEQFADRITLHKVPVDNRNIHHATNAELLRYSRRGLRLAYRLVKQYRYDLTFAFAGVPAGAMSYALHLTHRLPYLVSLQGPDVPGFEARYDYLYPVLRPIIRRIWRSAAVVTAISGEQVELAHRTMPELRAITVPNGVDTERFCPRAKAPSEVVTLVCAARLIERKGQHYLLRAVARLCEASARRVKVTLVGTGDAEPMLRELAERLGLADDVTFRGFVPRAAMPAEYHAADIFVLPSQHEGMSIALLEAMASGLPVVVTDTGGTAELVTDGENGKIVPWGDESALTDALASLVDATATRLRMGAEGRRRAVRFGWPALAARYVDLCLQVAQGSGVSEGIDDRRRLRAMGDDMAGGARA from the coding sequence ATGTTTGATAACGAGTTCCCGCCGCTCGGCGGGGGGACCGGGGTGGTCAATGAGCATCTCTTGCGCGAGATGGCCAAACGCCAGGATCTCACCGTTGACCTCGTGACGTCGTCGCGAAGCCCGCGAACCTACGAATTGGAGCAGTTCGCCGATCGCATCACGCTGCATAAGGTTCCGGTGGACAACCGGAACATCCATCACGCGACCAACGCCGAATTACTGCGCTACAGTCGTCGAGGGCTTCGCCTGGCCTATCGACTCGTCAAGCAATATCGTTACGACTTGACGTTCGCCTTCGCGGGAGTGCCGGCCGGCGCGATGAGCTATGCCTTACATCTGACGCATCGCCTTCCCTACCTCGTCTCGCTGCAGGGGCCGGATGTGCCGGGGTTTGAGGCGCGCTATGACTACCTCTATCCGGTGTTGCGGCCGATCATCCGCAGAATCTGGCGGTCGGCTGCCGTGGTGACTGCGATCAGCGGTGAACAAGTCGAGCTGGCGCATCGGACGATGCCGGAACTCAGAGCGATCACGGTGCCGAACGGTGTGGATACGGAACGATTCTGTCCTCGTGCAAAAGCGCCCTCCGAGGTGGTCACGCTTGTGTGCGCCGCTCGCCTCATCGAGCGAAAAGGCCAGCATTATCTCCTGCGGGCCGTGGCGCGGTTATGCGAGGCAAGTGCTCGACGGGTGAAAGTGACGTTGGTGGGAACGGGAGATGCGGAACCGATGCTCCGTGAACTGGCCGAGCGGCTGGGGCTTGCCGATGACGTGACATTCCGGGGATTTGTCCCGCGTGCGGCCATGCCGGCCGAGTATCATGCGGCGGATATCTTTGTGTTGCCGTCCCAACACGAGGGCATGTCGATCGCGCTGCTGGAGGCGATGGCGTCGGGATTGCCGGTGGTGGTGACGGATACCGGTGGGACGGCGGAATTGGTGACGGATGGTGAGAACGGGAAGATCGTGCCTTGGGGTGATGAGAGCGCCTTGACCGATGCGCTGGCGTCGCTGGTGGACGCAACCGCTACGCGCCTGCGCATGGGGGCGGAAGGGCGCCGCCGTGCGGTGCGGTTCGGCTGGCCGGCGCTTGCGGCCCGGTATGTGGACCTTTGCTTGCAGGTGGCACAGGGCTCCGGGGTGTCGGAGGGAATCGACGATCGGCGGAGATTGCGCGCGATGGGTGACGATATGGCGGGAGGGGCCCGCGCATGA
- a CDS encoding glycosyltransferase family 4 protein has protein sequence MKTKAAVCILTSQYFDWGIYGGFGSMSRKLAESLARDGFRVSVIVPGRQGQKPREVIGGVEVRSFSARNIIEACRVIRESDADIFHSQDPTILTYLAQRFHPRRTHLVTSRDPRDLKDWWTEFLYATPKRRLMTPFNYLTEASLLVRLGVQGAQGVFCPAHFLKEKVKRLYRLSVLPSLLPNLIDVPPSLPRKADQPTFTYLARWDKRKRPWIFLELARQFPEYRFVAVGQGSASAERGFDEELRRRHRDVPNLEMPGLINRFTEPERMHRLLSDTWVLVSTAIREGLPLTFLEAAAYGCPIISRVDPDQFATKFGQQVHDDDYAGAIRRLLADAPLEKGRAAYEYVRATYETSAALNAHVAQYDHHARTRGRAA, from the coding sequence ATGAAGACGAAGGCCGCAGTCTGCATTCTCACCAGTCAGTACTTTGATTGGGGCATTTACGGCGGGTTTGGGAGCATGTCCCGGAAATTGGCGGAGAGCCTTGCCCGGGATGGATTTCGTGTGAGCGTCATCGTGCCGGGGAGGCAGGGCCAGAAGCCGCGGGAGGTCATCGGCGGCGTCGAAGTTCGGAGCTTCTCCGCCAGAAACATCATCGAAGCCTGCCGCGTCATCCGGGAATCCGACGCGGACATCTTCCATTCCCAAGATCCGACCATCCTGACCTATCTGGCGCAGCGGTTTCATCCGAGGCGGACGCACCTCGTGACCAGCCGCGATCCGCGTGATCTGAAGGACTGGTGGACCGAGTTTCTGTATGCGACTCCCAAGCGCCGTCTGATGACGCCGTTCAATTACCTGACGGAAGCCAGTTTGCTCGTGCGGTTGGGGGTGCAGGGGGCGCAGGGTGTATTTTGCCCGGCACATTTTCTGAAGGAAAAGGTCAAGCGGTTGTATCGCCTGTCGGTATTGCCGTCGCTGCTGCCGAACCTGATCGACGTGCCTCCGTCGTTGCCCCGAAAGGCCGACCAGCCGACCTTCACCTACCTCGCTCGCTGGGATAAGCGAAAGCGCCCGTGGATTTTTCTCGAATTGGCCAGACAGTTTCCGGAGTATCGCTTCGTGGCCGTGGGCCAGGGGAGCGCCTCGGCTGAGCGGGGATTCGATGAGGAACTGCGGCGCCGGCATCGCGACGTGCCGAACCTCGAAATGCCGGGGTTGATCAACCGTTTCACGGAACCGGAGCGTATGCATCGATTGCTCTCCGACACCTGGGTACTCGTGAGCACGGCCATTCGCGAGGGATTGCCGTTGACGTTCTTGGAGGCCGCCGCCTATGGGTGTCCGATCATCAGCCGGGTGGATCCGGATCAGTTCGCCACGAAATTCGGGCAACAAGTTCACGACGACGACTATGCCGGCGCCATCCGCCGCCTATTGGCCGATGCGCCTTTGGAAAAGGGGCGGGCGGCGTACGAGTACGTGCGTGCGACCTACGAAACCTCGGCTGCCCTCAACGCCCACGTTGCCCAATACGATCACCATGCCCGTACGAGGGGGCGCGCCGCGTGA
- a CDS encoding polysaccharide pyruvyl transferase family protein, producing the protein MSDANGTGRPRHWCLTGGWFDSPNVGDNALLLGIVESLGRTTPSRFTVLTPDPARLERLYGLSALAPRKHPLKLVRLLWSVDTLVFTGGSPFFDHVAQMLYCAALTAVAWLAGVKVIVWAIWLRPLENRLCRILVRWICRQSAYLSGRDMQTVNALSELVWGENPVEFVPDPATRLMPLPMEQARALLREQGISTDRGVVAICLRGFRAGSAFGVHHYDSRFSPQQVDAYLEAIRCLVRTLLRETDRTIVFVPMHTVEPDDDRRPAVAVVEGLDCGADQSRVKVLLQQYQAAEMKAMLGLMDVVVGVRFHALLLASSMATPVIGVSYASKNESLMDLLGQRERLVRLQEVSGEGLSRRVLDALAQQGQIRADLKQRAEMFSAAYDGQLSRIVTLVTGPARVGSLSI; encoded by the coding sequence GTGAGCGATGCGAACGGTACCGGCCGGCCGCGACATTGGTGCCTGACCGGTGGCTGGTTCGACAGTCCAAACGTCGGCGACAATGCCTTGTTGCTGGGCATCGTCGAGAGCCTCGGACGAACGACCCCGTCGAGATTCACAGTGCTGACTCCGGATCCTGCTCGGCTCGAGCGGCTCTATGGATTGTCTGCCCTAGCGCCACGCAAACACCCACTCAAGTTGGTACGTCTCCTCTGGTCGGTCGATACCCTGGTATTCACAGGAGGGTCCCCGTTTTTCGACCACGTGGCCCAGATGCTCTATTGCGCTGCGCTGACCGCCGTGGCATGGCTTGCGGGCGTGAAAGTGATCGTATGGGCCATTTGGCTGCGTCCCTTGGAAAACCGGCTGTGTCGCATCCTGGTTCGGTGGATTTGTCGGCAATCGGCGTACCTGAGCGGGCGAGACATGCAAACCGTGAACGCGTTGTCGGAACTGGTTTGGGGAGAGAACCCCGTTGAATTTGTTCCAGACCCGGCCACGCGACTGATGCCGTTGCCAATGGAGCAGGCGCGGGCCCTGCTGCGGGAGCAGGGAATTTCCACCGATCGCGGGGTGGTCGCGATTTGCCTGAGGGGATTCCGGGCCGGTTCGGCATTCGGCGTGCACCACTACGATTCCCGGTTTTCGCCGCAGCAGGTTGACGCGTATCTCGAGGCGATCCGGTGTCTGGTACGGACGCTGTTGCGCGAGACAGACCGAACGATCGTGTTTGTCCCCATGCACACCGTCGAGCCGGACGATGATCGCCGACCGGCGGTTGCCGTCGTGGAGGGGTTGGATTGCGGTGCGGATCAGTCGCGGGTGAAGGTCCTGTTGCAACAATATCAGGCGGCCGAGATGAAGGCCATGCTCGGGCTAATGGACGTGGTCGTGGGGGTGCGATTCCACGCGCTGCTCTTGGCCTCTTCGATGGCCACTCCCGTCATCGGTGTGTCGTATGCGTCGAAGAACGAAAGCCTCATGGATCTGCTCGGGCAGCGCGAACGCCTGGTGCGGCTTCAGGAGGTATCCGGCGAAGGATTGAGCCGCCGGGTGTTGGACGCGCTGGCGCAACAGGGGCAGATTCGAGCTGACTTGAAACAGCGCGCTGAGATGTTTTCGGCCGCCTACGACGGGCAATTGTCGCGAATCGTCACTCTGGTCACCGGGCCCGCGCGTGTGGGGTCCTTGAGCATTTAA
- a CDS encoding polysaccharide biosynthesis C-terminal domain-containing protein gives MSAKRIAKGIVSVGTWSATKLVVAGLALPLYSRLLGIDGYGQYAYYVALLMICVHPANFGMRQMLTKHIAERPEERPRARGLASFAARVTLVSSLVVGLVASLLQVSAAYWKLQTAGMMLLVVGTLWAQQVHQHAAGILHGLHREDEETLPASMGIALSGLAGILLAALGFGVAGVLIGMLTGTVLVAVVTLRRAAAALDESGGEATADPVPRRELLLFGMVSMGYTGMAMVLYSVDVVLVRHFSGDQQTGLYAAAVQWSEFVWFVPIAIEGVMLQSTARLWAENRLDELSRLVSRLMRYVMVSTAYLLIVVMVFASQTVTLYFGPQFEQAAVPLQLLVPGVFAFSLARVMRPVIQAHGWVATLFKTVSAATLVNVVLNVVLVPRWGAAGASVATSASFLMVTISYVLLLRREGVRPFEEFPFGRFGLLCGVTVTVLMPIGLLITEPLVALTTGVVLSVALYWGGVFWLGLIRIRELEQIVDSLPGALRPTAVKVMGYLQPLLGRLSVMAPN, from the coding sequence ATGTCAGCCAAGCGCATCGCCAAAGGCATCGTCTCTGTCGGCACCTGGTCCGCGACGAAACTCGTCGTGGCCGGGCTCGCATTGCCGCTGTATTCCCGTCTCTTGGGCATCGATGGCTACGGCCAATATGCCTATTACGTGGCGCTGTTGATGATCTGCGTACATCCCGCCAACTTCGGCATGAGGCAGATGCTCACGAAGCACATTGCCGAACGACCGGAAGAGCGGCCACGCGCGCGGGGACTTGCGAGCTTTGCGGCTCGTGTCACGCTGGTGAGCTCGCTCGTGGTGGGGCTGGTCGCATCGTTGCTGCAGGTGAGTGCCGCCTACTGGAAACTCCAGACAGCCGGCATGATGCTGTTAGTCGTGGGGACCTTGTGGGCGCAGCAGGTCCATCAACATGCCGCCGGGATTCTGCACGGCTTGCATCGGGAGGATGAAGAAACACTTCCTGCCTCGATGGGGATCGCGCTGTCGGGCCTTGCCGGGATTCTGCTCGCGGCGTTGGGATTCGGCGTGGCCGGAGTCTTGATCGGGATGCTGACGGGGACGGTATTGGTGGCGGTGGTGACGTTGCGGCGGGCCGCAGCTGCATTGGACGAATCGGGTGGCGAGGCCACTGCTGACCCGGTGCCGCGGCGCGAGTTGTTGCTGTTCGGCATGGTCAGCATGGGCTATACGGGCATGGCCATGGTGCTCTATTCCGTCGACGTGGTGTTGGTGCGACACTTCTCCGGAGATCAACAGACGGGGCTCTATGCGGCGGCGGTGCAATGGTCGGAGTTCGTCTGGTTCGTGCCGATCGCCATCGAAGGCGTGATGCTCCAATCGACCGCGCGTTTGTGGGCGGAGAACCGCCTGGATGAGCTTTCCCGATTGGTGAGTCGGTTGATGAGGTACGTGATGGTGAGCACGGCCTATCTGCTCATCGTCGTGATGGTGTTTGCGAGCCAAACCGTGACCTTGTACTTCGGCCCGCAGTTTGAGCAAGCGGCCGTGCCGTTGCAATTATTGGTGCCGGGCGTATTTGCCTTTTCCTTGGCCCGCGTGATGCGGCCGGTGATTCAGGCTCACGGCTGGGTCGCCACCCTCTTCAAGACGGTGTCGGCCGCCACGCTGGTGAACGTGGTGCTGAATGTGGTCTTGGTGCCGCGATGGGGGGCGGCCGGGGCATCGGTCGCCACCTCCGCCTCATTCCTGATGGTGACGATTTCCTATGTTCTCCTCTTGCGCCGCGAGGGGGTTCGTCCGTTTGAGGAGTTTCCCTTCGGTCGATTCGGCCTCCTCTGCGGCGTGACCGTGACCGTCTTGATGCCGATTGGACTACTCATCACCGAGCCGCTCGTCGCCCTGACGACGGGGGTGGTGTTGTCGGTCGCATTGTATTGGGGAGGCGTATTTTGGCTTGGGCTGATCCGCATTCGCGAACTGGAACAGATCGTCGACAGCCTTCCGGGGGCGCTTCGTCCCACGGCAGTGAAGGTGATGGGGTACCTGCAGCCGCTTTTGGGGCGGCTCAGCGTCATGGCACCGAACTGA
- a CDS encoding glycosyltransferase has product MIAFTDDDAVPREDWLEQLVNAIDRHDAAAAGGTFQESDPLLDAIRWRKPLPTVEQVDDVGLVGNGANILFRREWLDRCLREDGYVFNECFAGSGEDWELIWRFQKRGARMVYVPNHPVHLRKVTPMSLCRHSFHRGVGIARLYRIMNQDQVSVAPHESLLWGQGIQRARPRWMRALWKKLFGSFERRLFRDARHFWSYRLGEKAQAVGFVWELAFRTPMSRLQTKTGRES; this is encoded by the coding sequence TTGATCGCGTTTACCGACGATGATGCGGTGCCGAGGGAAGATTGGCTTGAGCAGCTTGTCAATGCGATCGATCGGCATGACGCCGCGGCCGCCGGAGGAACCTTTCAGGAGTCAGATCCGCTGTTGGATGCCATTCGGTGGCGAAAGCCATTGCCCACGGTGGAGCAGGTTGACGACGTCGGATTGGTGGGGAACGGCGCCAATATTCTGTTCCGGCGCGAATGGTTGGATCGGTGCCTACGAGAGGACGGTTATGTCTTCAATGAATGCTTCGCAGGGTCCGGCGAGGATTGGGAATTGATTTGGAGATTCCAGAAACGTGGCGCTCGGATGGTCTATGTCCCCAACCACCCGGTGCATCTGCGAAAGGTCACCCCGATGAGTTTATGTCGACACAGTTTTCACCGCGGGGTGGGGATCGCGCGGTTGTATCGGATCATGAATCAGGATCAGGTCAGCGTGGCCCCGCACGAAAGCCTGTTGTGGGGGCAAGGCATACAGAGGGCGAGACCACGGTGGATGCGGGCCTTGTGGAAAAAGCTGTTCGGCTCGTTCGAGCGTCGCCTGTTTCGTGACGCCCGGCATTTCTGGAGCTATCGGCTGGGGGAAAAAGCGCAGGCAGTCGGATTCGTGTGGGAGTTGGCATTCAGGACGCCGATGTCGCGTCTGCAAACCAAAACGGGCAGAGAGTCGTAA
- a CDS encoding DUF2088 domain-containing protein: MPSIELRMKAWFGDEPLNLTFPDSWRVVDLGPPDEPGLTQEQMRDRFTRPIGAAPLWQSAKGKRRVAIVVDDLTRPTPAADVLPLLVADLRRAGIAETAITVFVAGGTHPPDSGDAVVKKVGAQIAATLRVVPHDCHGELADLGTSPAGLPVKINRLFMECDLKIGIGCLYPHPFAGFSGGAKIVLPGLCGAETTRMMHDYVRGARARGGSIHTEVRRDMVAIARRAGLEFIVNVTLNRHRAISGLFAGDVEQAFESGVQAARQLYRVASPPRADVVVADMYPFDGSWQFAQDRGLWPLERTGAGTSKVVIAACPQGVGNHELFPVASPLWSRLARRLRHLGPSDLSRPVEKIQTILALMRRKREPLLVMAPGLQANDVTRIFPRARWFREWNDLAAVLRERHGEGPRTVAVYRCAPLLLADGSDRAEASAAVDSVPAPAADQA; the protein is encoded by the coding sequence ATGCCGAGCATCGAGTTGCGCATGAAGGCCTGGTTCGGGGACGAACCGCTGAACCTGACGTTTCCCGATTCGTGGCGGGTGGTCGATCTGGGCCCGCCCGACGAGCCGGGCTTGACGCAGGAGCAGATGCGAGATCGTTTCACCCGGCCGATCGGCGCGGCTCCGCTGTGGCAATCGGCCAAGGGGAAGCGCCGTGTCGCCATTGTCGTCGATGATTTAACCAGGCCGACTCCTGCGGCTGATGTATTGCCGTTGCTGGTTGCGGACCTCCGACGGGCTGGAATTGCGGAAACAGCCATTACGGTTTTTGTCGCCGGCGGCACCCATCCGCCCGATTCAGGGGACGCCGTCGTGAAGAAGGTTGGGGCGCAGATTGCCGCCACCCTTCGCGTAGTGCCCCACGATTGTCATGGAGAGCTGGCGGATCTAGGGACCTCGCCGGCGGGGTTGCCGGTGAAGATCAATCGCCTATTCATGGAGTGCGATCTCAAGATCGGGATCGGTTGCCTCTATCCCCATCCCTTTGCCGGGTTTTCCGGCGGCGCCAAGATCGTGTTGCCTGGTCTCTGCGGGGCGGAGACGACCCGCATGATGCATGACTATGTGCGCGGCGCACGCGCGCGCGGCGGCTCGATTCACACAGAGGTACGGCGGGATATGGTGGCCATCGCCAGACGCGCCGGGCTCGAATTCATCGTCAACGTGACGCTGAACCGGCATCGTGCCATCAGCGGGTTGTTTGCCGGGGACGTCGAACAAGCCTTCGAATCCGGCGTGCAGGCGGCGCGGCAGCTCTACCGGGTGGCGTCGCCGCCTCGAGCGGATGTCGTGGTCGCGGACATGTATCCCTTCGACGGCAGCTGGCAGTTTGCGCAGGATCGCGGTCTCTGGCCGCTGGAACGGACCGGTGCCGGAACGTCGAAGGTCGTGATCGCTGCTTGCCCGCAGGGCGTCGGCAACCATGAGCTGTTTCCGGTGGCGAGCCCCTTGTGGTCCCGTCTTGCCCGCCGCCTGCGACACTTGGGGCCGTCGGACCTCAGCCGTCCGGTTGAAAAAATCCAGACCATCTTAGCCTTGATGCGCCGGAAGCGCGAGCCGTTGTTGGTCATGGCGCCGGGTCTTCAAGCGAATGACGTGACGCGGATCTTTCCGCGCGCCCGATGGTTTCGTGAGTGGAACGATTTGGCGGCGGTGTTGCGGGAACGCCACGGCGAGGGACCGAGAACCGTCGCAGTGTACCGTTGCGCGCCGTTGCTTCTGGCGGATGGGTCTGATCGGGCTGAGGCATCGGCTGCCGTAGATTCTGTGCCGGCCCCTGCGGCCGATCAAGCGTAA